From one Candidatus Wallbacteria bacterium genomic stretch:
- the asnS gene encoding asparagine--tRNA ligase, producing the protein MAEWIYLHDISKHVGEVVTLKGWVMNRRSSGGIHFVIFRDGTGVIQASVSKERLGEADFDALGKLPVESSLEVTGKIRIEERSLSGYEMEVEAYKIYQAAENYPIGKKEHGVDFLMDLRHLWMRAPRQRVILKVRDTIIKSIRDFFSDRHFVLIDTPIFTPSACEGTSNLFEVTYFDEKAYLTQSGQLYVEAACMAFGKVYCFGPTFRAEKSKTRRHLTEFWMVEPEIAYIDLEGNLTLQEQLIAYIVERVLAKHEKEMKLLERDVEPLKKIKTPFYRLHYEEAIAILNKNGSDIKWGDDLGGDDETILTKLYDKPVFVHHYPRQCKAFYMKQDPTDERYAVCADLLAPEGYGEIIGGSIREENLEILLAAIHKHGLKEENFKWYLDLRKYGSVPHGGFGLGIERTVAWICGLHHVRETIPFARMLNRLTP; encoded by the coding sequence ATGGCTGAGTGGATTTATCTTCATGATATCTCAAAACATGTGGGGGAAGTTGTCACACTGAAGGGATGGGTGATGAACCGGCGTTCTTCCGGTGGAATCCATTTCGTGATTTTCCGCGACGGCACTGGTGTAATCCAGGCGTCGGTCTCCAAAGAACGGCTGGGAGAAGCCGATTTCGATGCACTGGGTAAACTCCCGGTGGAATCTTCACTGGAAGTCACCGGAAAAATCCGCATAGAGGAGCGTTCCCTCAGTGGATATGAAATGGAAGTGGAAGCCTATAAGATTTATCAGGCTGCTGAAAATTATCCGATCGGCAAGAAAGAGCATGGAGTGGATTTTCTGATGGATTTGCGCCATCTCTGGATGAGAGCTCCCCGCCAGCGGGTGATTCTCAAGGTGCGCGACACGATCATCAAGTCAATCCGCGATTTCTTTTCTGACCGCCATTTTGTGCTGATCGATACTCCGATCTTCACTCCCTCAGCCTGCGAGGGTACTAGCAATCTGTTCGAAGTGACTTATTTCGACGAAAAGGCCTATCTGACGCAGAGTGGCCAGCTTTATGTGGAAGCCGCCTGCATGGCTTTCGGGAAAGTTTACTGCTTCGGCCCTACCTTCAGGGCGGAGAAAAGCAAGACCAGAAGGCATCTGACTGAATTCTGGATGGTGGAACCTGAGATCGCTTACATCGATCTGGAAGGAAACCTGACCCTGCAGGAACAGCTGATCGCTTACATAGTGGAGAGAGTGCTGGCCAAGCATGAGAAAGAAATGAAATTACTGGAGCGCGACGTCGAGCCGCTGAAAAAGATCAAGACTCCTTTTTACCGCCTGCATTACGAGGAAGCGATCGCGATTCTCAACAAGAATGGGTCTGACATCAAGTGGGGCGACGATCTGGGCGGCGACGATGAGACGATACTCACCAAGCTGTACGATAAGCCCGTATTCGTGCACCATTATCCCAGGCAGTGCAAGGCCTTCTACATGAAGCAGGACCCGACCGACGAGCGCTATGCGGTCTGTGCTGACCTGCTGGCTCCTGAAGGTTACGGAGAGATCATCGGCGGCAGCATCAGAGAGGAAAACCTGGAAATACTGCTTGCTGCCATCCATAAGCACGGGCTCAAGGAAGAGAATTTCAAATGGTATCTTGACCTGCGGAAATACGGGAGCGTTCCACATGGCGGCTTCGGCCTGGGCATTGAGCGCACTGTGGCCTGGATCTGCGGGCTGCATCATGTGCGGGAAACAATCCCTTTCGCCAGGATGCTGAATCGCCTGACGCCATAA